The Argopecten irradians isolate NY chromosome 6, Ai_NY, whole genome shotgun sequence genome has a window encoding:
- the LOC138326354 gene encoding nuclear factor interleukin-3-regulated protein-like gives MLSFTDSARRTASTFYDNISVPRVSYRPNHKMMFPNQDIVQSNVLPQVMLDRTRCHGNMESESLLLHQTCLPLQTQLLESTEGVDIPSRAKRQFVPNNKKDGSYWLKRCKNNDSARRSRFKRKCLDKILEKKIAVLQNENCQLKYELRMLHKQHSRVSSANAFSETTIESSSLNSIYGMFSHFQNVNAFPNQLHTEIIEPSKSLHSSGDENDTLQSSFTQESDEYSSSSCSPSSLSEPEAFKLMYSSSQFMNGNGSSDSNIWRSDRDDLTPVGGMERDCILQFREKVQKVPHKLRIKKNVRSIVETSHTSNDKTLGVGNP, from the exons ATGCTATCATTTACAGATTCGGCCAGAAGAACAGCAAGCACATTTTACGACAACATCTCTGTTCCTCGCGTATCTTACCGGCCAAACCACAAAATGATGTTTCCTAATCAAGATATAGTACAATCGAATGTCTTACCACAGGTCATGCTTGATAGAACAAGATGCCATGGGAACATGGAGAGTGAATCTCTCCTCTTACATCAGACCTGTCTACCCCTCCAGACTCAGCTTCTAGAATCCACGGAAGGCGTGGATATACCATCGCGCGCAAAACGTCAATTTGTACCCAACAACAAAAAGGACGGCTCCTATTGGTTGAAACGCTGTAAGAATAATGACTCTGCTCGGAGGTCAAGGTTCAAAAGGAAGTGCTTGGACAAAATCCTCGAAAAGAAAATAGCTGTTTTACAAAATGAGAACTGTCAGCTTAAATATGAGCTTCGAATGTTACATAAACAACATTCAAGGGTCAGTTCGGCAAATGCATTTTCGGAAACTACAATTGAGTCCTCAAGTCTCAATagtatatatggaatgttctCACATTTCCAAAACGTAAATGCATTTCCAAACCAATTACATACAGAGATCATAGAACCATCGAAATCTTTACATTCCAGTGGGGACGAAAACGACACATTGCAATCCTCATTTACTCAGGAATCTG ATGAATATTCAAGTTCGTCTTGTTCTCCGAGCAGTCTATCAGAGCCCGAGGCGTTCAAGTTGATGTATTCTTCGTCCCAGTTCATGAACGGCAACGGCTCTTCTGACAGCAACATATGGAGGTCTGACCGGGACGATTTAACACCTGTAGGAGGCATGGAGCGGGACTGTATACTGCAGTTTagagaaaaagtacaaaaagtgccACATAAGCTACGTATTAAGAAGAATGTGCGTTCGATTGTGGAAACTTCACACACATCAAATGATAAAACGCTGGGAGTAGGTAACCCTTGA
- the LOC138326481 gene encoding uncharacterized protein, which yields MSALWQPGINGHILSGCRTSLTKGRYRWRHDKVLRELAIIVDEERRRKRPKSTLGSMKMFVKEDEAVEIKKSATTSLLDKAKDREHKVDLDGRLVFPIVETTLRPDMVLVSNQSSNIIVVELTVP from the coding sequence ATGTCAGCTCTGTGGCAGCCAGGGATCAATGGCCACATCTTGTCAGGGTGTCGGACATCGTTGACAAAGGGGCGTTACAGATGGCGTCACGATAAGGTCCTACGCGAACTAGCAATCATTGTAGATGAAGAAAGGAGAAGGAAGCGCCCAAAGTCAACATTAGGAAGTATGAAGATGTTTGTGAAGGAAGACGAGGCAGTGGAGATAAAGAAGTCAGCTACAACATCATTGCTGGATAAAGCAAAGGACAGGGAACACAAAGTGGACTTAGATGGAAGGCTTGTTTTCCCAATAGTGGAGACTACATTACGTCCAGACATGGTTCTGGTATCGAACCAGTCCAGCAATATCATCGTAGTGGAGCTCACAGTACCTTGA